Proteins from one Nicotiana tabacum cultivar K326 chromosome 23, ASM71507v2, whole genome shotgun sequence genomic window:
- the LOC107810738 gene encoding receptor protein-tyrosine kinase CEPR1-like: protein MFSGEMPKEISSASQLENLDLSGNYLNGSIPEEFGSLKKLVKLDLSHNSLSGSITNQLFQLHHLRHLLLSHNYLSGVIPNAMDLFSLYSMDLSHNQLKGSIPKRFWDFSGLHALDLSYNQLSGDISESIEHLLPSNTLRLCSNKFSGRISAEFVKLTYEDNCFDKSNLCSTSKNSFPDLPSCSSGDKVRKFLREKHLIIIIPAVIVGIAIQSVWIFYMVRKHWWKKDCISMQLVWIFSLIRKPWWKKKQNFEENLKLISFHNLKVTTEDIMSGLKDENVIGQGGSGKVYRVVIDQTGNTYAVKSIWHDKSSGGKLPKDFLAEVRILGSIRHRNIVKLFCCIFSTDKNLLVYEYFEKQSLDKWLHRKRRAASPGQSSIPALDWRKRLKIAISAAQGLCYMHHDCTRPIIHRDIKSSNILLDSEFSAKIADFGLAKILNKRDDDPETASAIAGTFGYIAPEYASTFKVNVKTDIYSFGVVLLELATGREPIIRDEQMNLAQWSQQHFREGNSIVEALDGEIIEATNLEQMTSVFKLGLMCTGALPSGRPSMKDVCHILQSCRDPKF, encoded by the exons ATGTTTTCTGGTGAGATGCCAAAAGAAATATCATCAGCATCCCAACTGGAAAATCTTGATCTTTCTGGGAACTACTTGAACGGCTCAATCCCAGAAGAATTTGGGAGCTTGAAAAAACTTGTGAAATTGGACCTGTCACATAATTCTCTAAGTGGTTCAATTACTAATCAGTTGTTCCAGTTGCATCATTTGCGTCACTTGTTACTGAGTCATAACTACTTATCTGGTGTGATACCTAATGCAATGGACTTGTTTAGTTTGTATAGTATGGATCTTTCTCATAACCAATTGAAAGGTTCTATACCAAAGAGATTTTGGGATTTTTCTGGATTGCATGCTTTGGATTTGTCTTATAATCAATTATCAGGAGACAtttctgaaagtatagaacatcTTTTGCCTAGTAACACTTTAAGGCTTTGTTCCAACAAATTCTCGGGGAGAATTTCTGCTGAATTTGTGAAGCTAACATATGAAGACAATTGCTTTGACAAGTCCAACCTTTGTTCTACATCCAAGAACTCCTTCCCTGATTTACCAAGCTGCTCTTCTGGTGATAAGGTTCGAAAGTTTCTGAGAGAAAAACACTTGATTATCATAATTCCTGCTGTAATTGTTGGAATAGCTATACAGTCAGTATGGATATTTTACATGGTCAGGAAACATTGGTGGAAAAAAGACTGCATATCGATGCAGTTAGTATGGATCTTTTCCTTGATCAGAAAGCCTTGGTGGAAAAAGAAGCAGAATTTCGAAGAGAACTTGAAATTAATTTCATTTCACAACTTGAAGGTAACTACGGAGGACATTATGTCTGGCTTGAAAGACGAAAATGTGATAGGACAGGGAGGATCAGGGAAGGTCTATCGAGTTGTGATCGACCAAACAGGCAATACTTATGCTGTTAAAAGTATATGGCATGACAAAAGTTCAGGTGGAAAACTCCCAAAGGATTTTTTGGCAGAAGTTAGAATACTTGGTAGCATTCGACACAGAAACATTGTCAAGCTCTTTTGCTGCATCTTTAGCACAGACAAAAACCTTCTAGTCTATGAATACTTTGAGAAACAAAGCCTGGACAAATGGCTTCACAGAAAGAGAAGAGCAGCCTCACCAGGTCAAAGTAGCATCCCAGCCCTGGATTGGCGAAAGAGATTAAAAATAGCCATTAGTGCAGCTCAAGGACTCTGCTATATGCACCATGATTGCACTCGGCCCATCATTCACAGAGACATTAAATCCAGTAACATCCTTCTGGACTCGGAATTTAGTGCAAAAATAGCAGATTTTGGACTAGCAAAAATACTAAACAAGCGGGACGATGATCCCGAGACAGCTTCTGCTATTGCTGGAACTTTCGGTTACATTGCCCCAG AATATGCCTCTACATTCAAAGTGAATGTGAAGACTGATATCTATAGCTTCGGAGTGGTGCTTTTAGAATTGGCAACGGGGAGAGAACCCATTATCCGGGATGAGCAAATGAATCTAGCACAATGGTCTCAACAGCATTTCAGAGAGGGCAATTCCATTGTTGAGGCGCTTGATGGAGAAATCATAGAAGCAACTAATTTGGAACAAATGACGAGTGTTTTTAAACTAGGACTGATGTGTACGGGTGCATTACCATCTGGTAGGCCGTCAATGAAAGATGTTTGCCACATTCTTCAAAGCTGCAGAGACCCCAAATTTTGA